A part of Aegilops tauschii subsp. strangulata cultivar AL8/78 chromosome 2, Aet v6.0, whole genome shotgun sequence genomic DNA contains:
- the LOC109764747 gene encoding uncharacterized protein At2g33490, whose translation MKSPLRKFRGLALPHHHKEKKDQRPPPAKLDNLVDAAQEMEEMRTCYDSLLSAAAATTNSVYEFAEAMEEMGTCLLEKTALDCDDDDSGRVLMMLGKAQFELQKFVDNYRTNIINTITNPSESLLKELQVVEEMKDHCDQKREEYETMRSAYKDKGRSRHPKTETFSPEQLQASYLEYQEDATLFIFRMKSLKQGQFLSILTQAARHHAAQLSFFRKGLKYLEALEPHVKAVAEKQHIDYHFSGLDDDTDNDDYSSYQDNHSEGSELSFDYGINFPASRSSMDLDQSNMASPTKPLKEHEQEHGKQIETDFAAPRVKPEFGTQSAPIFADNVLDPSVRLRKLNSPMFSSPLQSSRTNYSYKLPTPADDKISTSAGTNRSPHSDKPESSHVAANLWHSSPLVKDYKPSSLYSGPVKMPSSTERRSSPLVYSYSTSDSKKMKRESFSGPIPSKAGLSKPLFSAAGHRASVNYPPRVMSTKSHGPGSLPSVAPKVPRITSLPTTSPRISELHELPRPPAALDTLWPGLVGYSGPLVSRRQIPTRASPPSNTASPLPRPPAAMTRSYSIPSNSQRTPIITVNKLLESRHSRESSEVSSPPLTPISLADVSRKAIAETTIDTRRMKETS comes from the exons AGTTTGCAGAAGCTATGGAAGAAATGGGAACTTGCTTACTTGAGAAAACTGCATTGGATTGCGATGATGATGACAGTG GCAGGGTGCTGATGATGCTAGGAAAGGCTCAATTCGAACTACAAAAGTTTGTGGATAACTAT CGCACAAATATCATAAATACAATCACAAACCCTTCAGAGTCTCTTCTCAAGGAGCTGCAAGTTGTAGAG GAAATGAAGGACCACTGTGATCAGAAAAG AGAGGAATATGAAACCATGCGGTCAGCCTATAAAGATAAAGGACGATCAAGGCATCCCAAAACTGAAACATTCTCCCCAGAACAATTGCAAGCGTCCTATCTCGAGTACCAAGAAGATGCAACATTATTCATATTTCGCATGAAATCATTGAAGCAAGGTCAATTCTTGAGTATTTTAACACAGGCTGCTCGCCATCATGCTGCTCAG TTGAGTTTTTTCAGGAAAGGGTTGAAGTATCTAGAGGCTCTAGAACCTCATGTAAAAGCAGTTGCTGAGAAGCAGCACATTGATTATCACTTCAGTGGACTAGATGATGACACTGATAATGATGATTACAGCTCTTACCAGGACAATCATAGTGAGGGCAGTGAGTTGAGTTTTGACTACGGGATAAACTTTCCTGCTTCCAGAAGTTCAATGGAT TTGGATCAGTCTAATATGGCGAGTCCCACGAAACCTCTGAAGGAACATGAGCAG GAACATGGCAAACAAATAGAGACTGATTTTGCAGCTCCTCGAGTGAAGCCTGAGTTTGGTACTCAATCAGCACCAATTTTTGCTGATAATGTGCTTGATCCATCTGTGAGGCTTCGCAAGTTGAATTCTCCAATGTTCTCGAGCCCACTACAGTCAAGTAGAACAAATTATTCCTACAAACTCCCGACACCAGCTGATGATAAAATCTCCACTTCAGCAGGCACCAACAGATCACCTCATTCAGATAAACCAGAGAGTTCACATGTGGCAGCAAATTTGTGGCATTCCTCTCCGCTCGTGAAAGATTATAAGCCGAGCTCCTTGTATAGCGGGCCTGTTAAGATGCCATCAAGTACTGAGAGGAGATCATCACCATTAGTTTATTCCTACTCCACTTCAGATTCTAAGAAAATGAAGAGGGAATCTTTTTCTGGCCCAATTCCTAGTAAAGCAGGGTTAAGCAAACCCTTGTTTTCAGCTGCTGGTCACAGAGCATCAGTAAATTATCCTCCTCGTGTTATGTCAACAAAATCACATGGACCAGGTTCTCTTCCATCTGTGGCTCCAAAAGTCCCTAGGATAACTTCACTGCCAACAACATCCCCCAGAATTAGTGAGCTTCATGAGCTGCCTAGGCCTCCTGCAGCTTTAGACACTCTCTGGCCTGGTTTGGTTGGATATTCTGGTCCTTTGGTATCAAGGCGGCAAATTCCTACCCGTGCCTCCCCACCGTCAAATACAGCATCACCGCTTCCACGACCACCTGCTGCCATGACTCGCAGCTATTCTATACCTTCAAACAGCCAAAGAACACCTATTATTACTGTGAATAAGTTGTTGGAGTCTAGGCATAGCAGAGAGAGCAGCGAAGTTTCCTCGCCCCCACTAACACCTATATCTTTGGCAGATGTTTCCCGCAAAGCAATAGCAGAAACAACTATAGACACCAGAAGGATGAAGG AAACCTCGTGA